GCGCGAGACCCGTGACGCCGGCGCCGGAAATCAGAGCGTTGCGAATCATCGTAATTCTCCTTGAGGTTTATCGGCCGAGCCAGAGAAGCGTCTCGTCGTGAGCCGCTGGCAGACGGGTTGCACATTGGGCAAACTACCCATCAAGAAGCGACTCCCCATCGACATATTGATAACCGCGATCGCGCGCCACCGCCTTGTAAGTGACATTCCCGTCACACACGTTGAGTCCGCGGCGAAGATGCACGTCTTCCTTCATCGCACGCTTCCAGCCCTTGTCCGCCAGCATGAGCGCGGGGCCGATCGTTGCATGGTTCAGTGCGAACGTCGACGTGCGCGCCACGCCTCCCGGCATGTTCGCGACGCAATAGTGCACGACCCCATCGATGAAGAAGACGGGATCGGCATGCGTGGTCGGATGCGACGTCTCGAAGCAGCCACCCTGATCGATGGCGACATCGACCATCACCGCGCCCTTCCTCATGCCGGCGACGTGTTCCCGGGTGACGAGCTTGGGCGCGGATGCACCCGGTATCAGCACGCCGCCGATCACGACATCCGCATCGAGCACGGCCTCTTCGATGCTCTGCGCGTTGGAAAACGCGGTCGTGATCCGATTGCCGTAAACCAGATCGAGCTGACGCAGGCGATCGACGTTCTTGTCCAGCACGGTGACGCGCGCGCCGAGTCCGACCGCCATCTGCAACGCATTCGTGCCAACCACGCCCGCGCCGATCACGGCGACGTGGCCAGGCGTCACGCCAGGCACGCCCCCGAGCAGGACGCCGCGCCCGCCCTGGGCGATCTCCAGAAAGTGCGCGCCGGCCTGCACCGCCATGCGTCCGGCGACCTCGCTCATCGGCGCCAGCAGCGGCAGTCCGCCGCCCGACCCGGTGATGGTCTCGTAGGCAATGCAGATCGCCCCGGACTCTACGAGCGCCTTCGTCTGGACCGGGTCCGGCGCGAGATGCAGATACGCATAGAGGATCTGTCCGGGCCGCAGCATCTGACACTCGGCGGGCTGCGGCTCCTTGACCTTGACGATCATGTCGGCGGAAGCGAACACTTCCGCGGCCTCCGCGACGATCTCCGCGCCCGCCAGCCGGTACTGTTCGTCGGTCAGGCCGATTGCGTCGCCGGCTTGCGCCTGCACCACGACCGGATGTCCACGCGCGGTGAGTTCGCGCACGCTGGCCGGCGTCAGTCCGACGCGATATTCATGGATCTTCACTTCCTTGGGTACGCCGATACGCATGGCAGTCTCCTGTGAGCGCGTCACGCTTCGCCAGCGACGATTTTCTTCATACCTGAAACCATGCCGGCGACAGCCGCGAGGTCGTGTCGTCGTCTCGTGCGGCGACGATCGTTTCCAATCTTATCGGTTTCGCAGGGGTGTTCCGTCTGAATCGCTACAATGGCGCGGACACATTTCCATCGAAAGCATCGCAGGCGAGACATGCTGACTTCCTATTTCTGGAGCGGCGACGCGATCCGCAGTCGAAGCGTCAGTGACGTGGTTCTCTCTGGCACGCTCGACGTGCCCGCGCCCTCCGCACGACTGCTCGCGGATTGGCAAAGAGAGACATCGTCGCGGCTCGCTCTCGAACCCGGCGATGTCGAGCCAATGCCTCTGGCGCGAACGCAAATGCGCTGGCCGGACTACAAGCGCTGCGTGCAGACCATGTCGGACTGGACACGCGCGCTTGGACTGCACGGCGTGCTCGCCGACAGCGACGTCGCGCTCATGGCGTGTCGTGGCGCGCGCTATCACCATGACGCCGCGCAATATGGCGGCAAGGCCTTCTGCAATCTCTTCCTGAGCGAGGACCGTGGCCTGGACGTGCATTTTCCCGCCACGGGACTTCGTATTCCGCTGACCCGCGGAACAGCCCTCATATTCGATACCGGTCAGCCTCATGGCGTGATTCAGCGCCACCGCGACAATTTCAATGAGGCCGATTTCGCGCCGGATCAGGACTGCATCCAGATATTCCTGAGCTGGGAGCTTCCGATCGAGGACGCCCAGGTTGCGCAAGTCCTCGAGGTGGACTTTGACGTCGCCCGTCCGACGTCGCCGTTACCGGATGAAGAACAAGTGTGGTTGAACGGCTCGCCAGTTGCCGTGTGCCCGGAATCGGGTCGCTGGTACCGGGCCGACTGACTTCAACCGTGAGCGGCCGGCGCAAGTTGCGCGATGTCGACGGGCTTGCTCGACGAGCGAATGACGCGCATCACGACCCATGCGATGAGATAAGCCGAACCGCAGACGACGAACAGCACGTTGTAGCCGGCGTCGATGTGACCGAGCACCTTGAAATGGTCCAGCACCGCACCGACGACGAGCGGGAACAGCGTCGCACCCAGCGCACCGGCCAGGCCGCCGATCCCGACGACCGAACCGACTGCCGCCTTCGGAAACATGTCGGAAGCGGTCGTGAAGAGGTTCGCCGACCATGCCTGATGCGAAGCCGCCGCGAGGCTCAGAAGGCCGACCATCGCCCACATGTTCTCGATGAACGGCGAGAACGCAATCGGCATCACGAGAAACGCAAAGACCAGCATGGTGGTTTGTCGCGCCTTCGTCACGGACCAGCCGCGCTGAATCAGCCTGGACGAGATGAAACCACCGCCGATGCTGCCGATCGAGGTCGAGACGTACACGATCACCAGCGGCAGGCCGAGGTTCTTCAGATCGAGGTGGAAGCGCGAATTGAAGTACGAAGGCAGCCAGAAGAGCATGAACCACCAGATCGGGTCGGTCAGAAGCTTGCCTGCGAAGAATGCCCACGTCGGGCGCAGCTTGAGCAAGGTGAACCAGCTCACCTTTTGCGTCGCGGGAGCGGGCGCTGAATCCTCGCTGATGTAGCCGAGCTCCGCCTCGTTGACCTTCGCGTGTTTCGCCGGCACCTGATACATGAAGTACCAGAAGCCCAGCCAGATAAAGCCCGTCAGTCCGGTGACGAAGAACGCAGCCTCCCAGCCATACGTTGCGGCGAGCCATGGAACGGTCGCCGGTGCCGCCACCGCGCCGATGCTGGTACCGGAGGTGAGAATACCCACCGCGAGCGCTTGCTCCTTGCGCGGGAACCACTCCGACACGCTCTTCACCGCGCAAGGGAAGCTGCCGGACTCAGAGATGCCAAGCAGGGCACGCATGACGCCGAAGCCCATCGTGCTGCG
The Caballeronia sp. NK8 genome window above contains:
- the ald gene encoding alanine dehydrogenase; its protein translation is MRIGVPKEVKIHEYRVGLTPASVRELTARGHPVVVQAQAGDAIGLTDEQYRLAGAEIVAEAAEVFASADMIVKVKEPQPAECQMLRPGQILYAYLHLAPDPVQTKALVESGAICIAYETITGSGGGLPLLAPMSEVAGRMAVQAGAHFLEIAQGGRGVLLGGVPGVTPGHVAVIGAGVVGTNALQMAVGLGARVTVLDKNVDRLRQLDLVYGNRITTAFSNAQSIEEAVLDADVVIGGVLIPGASAPKLVTREHVAGMRKGAVMVDVAIDQGGCFETSHPTTHADPVFFIDGVVHYCVANMPGGVARTSTFALNHATIGPALMLADKGWKRAMKEDVHLRRGLNVCDGNVTYKAVARDRGYQYVDGESLLDG
- a CDS encoding MFS transporter produces the protein MDRTAIRWRICALLFFATTINYLDRQVLGLLKPELAVTFNWTETQYSYIVMVFTACYAIGMVLSGKMVDKFGVKIGYGVCVLVWSIAACGHALVRSTMGFGVMRALLGISESGSFPCAVKSVSEWFPRKEQALAVGILTSGTSIGAVAAPATVPWLAATYGWEAAFFVTGLTGFIWLGFWYFMYQVPAKHAKVNEAELGYISEDSAPAPATQKVSWFTLLKLRPTWAFFAGKLLTDPIWWFMLFWLPSYFNSRFHLDLKNLGLPLVIVYVSTSIGSIGGGFISSRLIQRGWSVTKARQTTMLVFAFLVMPIAFSPFIENMWAMVGLLSLAAASHQAWSANLFTTASDMFPKAAVGSVVGIGGLAGALGATLFPLVVGAVLDHFKVLGHIDAGYNVLFVVCGSAYLIAWVVMRVIRSSSKPVDIAQLAPAAHG